In a genomic window of Roseiflexus castenholzii DSM 13941:
- a CDS encoding serine carboxypeptidase, with protein sequence MKRIVSISLGSARRDYQFVTTVLGQQIEVRRIGANGDTALAASLVRDFDGKVDAIGLGGLTPVFHVGAARYPHHEALTIAREARRTPVVAGNLIKQTLDRWCVQQANQAQRGMFNYRRILVTSGIDRYALAQALAQYDAELRFADPVVHSGLPFLPLPRSIPQLDMYAATTLPIAALLPYRVLHPVALGSEGHDARAEKHFAWADVIAGDFAYIRRFAPRDLNNKVIVTDDPSPEEIEDLRARGVRTLVTLSPRLESADKTHRPFVAADVLEAIVVAILESGPTPTEGDIINFIDEADWEPEVMTLSDTAEKPRFAFVIHPLSPKYIANHPRFRFTRYLPERLVERVAAHFPPMYISKIRGIRSQATGEEIEGLLFTLGATPRELMRRDTAFTYRRLIKCARMAERMGAKIMGLGAFTSVVGDAGITVAQKSDIGITSGNSLTVAATLEAAKQAVIKMGATDLTRGKAMVVGATGSIGSVCARLLAQAIGDVVLVAPRVERLLALKKQIEAETPGARVTAATSADAYLAECDLIVTTTSALSGRVINVDKLKPGAVVCDVARPPDVKKEDAARRPDVLVIESGEILLPGEPDFGFDIGLPPGTAYACLSETALLTMEHMYGDYTLGRNIDIEKVKEMYRLMKKHGLQLAGLRSFDEYITDEMIAEKRRLADERRRQLGMPVAATR encoded by the coding sequence ATGAAACGGATTGTAAGCATCAGTCTTGGTTCCGCACGACGCGATTATCAGTTCGTGACAACCGTCCTGGGGCAACAGATCGAGGTGCGGCGCATTGGCGCCAATGGCGATACGGCGCTCGCAGCCTCGCTGGTGCGCGACTTCGACGGCAAAGTGGATGCTATCGGATTGGGAGGTCTGACTCCCGTGTTCCACGTCGGCGCAGCGCGCTACCCGCACCACGAAGCACTCACGATTGCGCGCGAGGCACGCCGTACACCGGTCGTCGCCGGCAACCTGATCAAGCAGACCCTCGACCGGTGGTGCGTGCAGCAGGCGAACCAGGCGCAGCGCGGTATGTTCAACTATCGCCGCATCCTGGTAACGAGCGGCATCGACCGTTATGCGCTGGCGCAGGCACTGGCGCAGTACGACGCAGAGTTGCGCTTTGCCGATCCGGTCGTTCACAGCGGACTGCCGTTTCTACCGCTGCCGCGGTCCATCCCGCAGCTCGACATGTATGCCGCAACAACGCTGCCAATCGCAGCGCTCCTGCCCTACCGCGTGCTGCATCCGGTGGCGCTGGGCAGCGAAGGGCACGATGCGCGCGCCGAAAAACACTTCGCCTGGGCGGATGTCATTGCCGGCGATTTTGCCTACATCCGGCGTTTCGCCCCGCGCGATCTGAACAATAAAGTCATTGTCACCGATGATCCGTCGCCGGAAGAGATCGAGGACCTGCGCGCGCGTGGCGTCCGCACGCTCGTTACGCTCTCGCCGCGCCTGGAGAGCGCCGATAAGACGCACCGCCCCTTCGTCGCCGCTGATGTGCTCGAAGCGATTGTCGTGGCGATTCTTGAGTCAGGTCCGACGCCAACTGAGGGCGATATCATCAATTTCATCGATGAGGCGGATTGGGAACCGGAGGTGATGACGTTGAGCGACACGGCGGAGAAGCCACGGTTTGCCTTCGTCATCCATCCGCTGTCGCCGAAGTATATCGCCAATCACCCGCGTTTCCGTTTTACGCGCTACCTGCCAGAACGCCTGGTCGAACGGGTGGCGGCGCATTTCCCGCCCATGTACATCTCGAAAATCCGCGGCATTCGCTCACAGGCGACCGGTGAGGAAATCGAAGGATTGTTGTTCACCCTGGGGGCGACGCCACGCGAGTTGATGCGCCGCGACACGGCGTTCACCTATCGCCGCCTGATCAAGTGCGCTCGCATGGCGGAGCGGATGGGCGCGAAAATCATGGGGCTTGGCGCGTTCACGTCGGTGGTCGGTGATGCAGGCATTACCGTTGCACAGAAGAGCGACATCGGCATTACATCGGGCAACTCGCTGACGGTTGCGGCGACGCTCGAAGCCGCCAAGCAGGCGGTCATCAAGATGGGCGCGACCGACCTGACGCGCGGCAAGGCAATGGTCGTCGGCGCAACCGGTTCAATCGGCTCGGTCTGCGCCCGGTTGCTGGCACAGGCGATCGGTGATGTCGTGCTGGTTGCACCGCGTGTCGAACGTCTGCTGGCGCTCAAGAAGCAGATCGAGGCGGAAACGCCAGGCGCGCGGGTGACGGCGGCGACCAGCGCCGATGCGTACCTGGCGGAGTGCGATCTGATCGTCACCACCACGTCAGCGTTGAGCGGTCGAGTGATCAATGTCGATAAGCTCAAGCCCGGCGCCGTTGTGTGCGATGTGGCCCGCCCGCCCGATGTCAAAAAAGAAGATGCCGCCCGCCGCCCCGATGTGCTGGTGATCGAGTCAGGTGAAATCCTGCTGCCGGGTGAACCCGATTTTGGCTTCGACATCGGACTGCCGCCGGGCACGGCATATGCCTGCCTCTCCGAGACGGCGCTGTTGACGATGGAACATATGTACGGCGATTACACCCTTGGGCGGAATATCGACATTGAGAAGGTCAAGGAGATGTATCGCCTGATGAAGAAACATGGGCTGCAACTCGCCGGTCTGCGTTCGTTCGATGAGTATATCACCGACGAGATGATCGCAGAAAAACGACGCCTGGCGGACGAGCGACGTCGTCAACTCGGGATGCCAGTTGCAGCAACACGGTAA